Part of the Sphaerochaeta associata genome is shown below.
TATAAGCAGGAAGAAAGTTGATAACTTACCAATCTTGCGCACTCATATTGGCCCATATCTTGATAACCGATTTGAGGCACTGAAGTTATACAAAGAATGGGTTAGAACGATTGCTAAGTCAGGATACCTTGATGTCTTGTCTATTGGAACTTCACAATTGTCACAAAGTATGTTTGAAGAGAATTGGAACACAAATTTGAATGGGGGAGGTGTCCCAATTAATTCACGCGAAGAATTTTTTGAAATTGCTCAATTGGCAAGCCCGATGTTAGTTCGGTCTTACGCTGGGACAAATAATCTTTTGAAGATGGCTAAGATTCATGAACAGTATCTAAATATTGCATGGCATGCGTTTTCTTTTTGGTGGTTTAATATTCTTGATGGAAGAGGACCCCTAAAGCTTGAGGAAAATTTAATCCATACATTTCAAGCTCTTCAGTATGCTGCAGAGACTGGGAAACCTGTTGAAGCAAACGTTTCACATCATTTCGCCTTTAGGGGTTCTGACGATCTCACATATATAATTACTAATTATCTTACTGCTGTAGCATGTAAAAATGCAGGGATTAAGACATATATTGTACAAAATATGTTAAATACTCCACGATTTACTTGGGGTGTACAAGATATTGCCAAATCAAGAGCAATGATGTCTATCACAAGAAAATTGGAAGATAGAAACTTTAAGGTAATATTCGAAACCCGTGCTGGACTTTCTCTGTTCTCATCGGATATTGATAAAGCTAAAAAACAATTGGTTGCTACGACTTTGCTAATGGATGATTTAGCAAAGGCTCCAAAATTTAATCCCGATATCATCCATGTAGTTAATTATTCGGAAGGTAAGTTTTTAGCGGATCCTGATGTTGTTATTGAAAGTATCAAGTTAACTCTCCATTCATTAAAATCATATCAAACATTTAAAAAGAAAGAAGGGAGCTTAGTTTCTAGAGATGAGAAAGAATGGATAGAGAACAAAGAATTTGAACTAGTTAGCGAAGCTAATAGTGTTATTACTGCTATGGAGCAAAGCATTCCCAATTTATACTCTCCTGAGGGATTTAATATTGCTTTCAAACAAGGATGGTTTCCTGTACCCCATCTATGGGTTGGAAGAGATGAGTATAGTAATGCAGTTAATTGGGATGTCCAGTATATTAATGGTGGATATTACTTGGTTAATGAACTAGGAAAACCATTGTCAGCGGTAGAACGAACTAATAAAATCAGATACGGTGGGACAGTATGAAAGCAATTGTATTAGCAGGTGGAAATGATCAAATTGCGCTATTAAAATTGTTGCGTGAAAGGGATATCTACACGATTTTAATTGATTTTAATAAAGAACCGATTGCAAAACCTTTTGCAGACAAGCATTTTGAAGTAAGTACGATGGACTACAGTGCAGTTGTATCAATCGCCAAATCTGAGAAAGTTGATTTTATATTAACTGTATGCACAGACCAAGCATTGTTAATTGCTGCAAAGGCATCAGAACAGTTAGGATTATATTTTCCAATTAGCTTTAAAATGGCACAGAACCTTACAAATAAGAAATGGATGAAGCAAGTACTTACTGAAGCGCAGCTTCCTACTGCAAAATATTCGGTCTCTAGTGATGTGAAAAACCTTGAGCTAGATAGATTGTCATTTCCTCTTGTTTTTAAACCAGTTGATAGCAATAGTTCAAAAGGTGTAATTAAAGCAAAATCAATGGAGGATGTACATGCGGCTTTTACATATGCAAAATCTTTCAGTCGATCTGGTGTTGTCATTTGTGAGGAATTCATAAGCGGAGAGGAGATTTCAATAGATGCATTTATTGTTAAGTCAAGAGCTCATCTATTGTTGGTTTCTAAATCAGAAAAACTGCAGGGTATTGAGAGACGGGATTTCCCGATACATCGGAGTATTGCTCCTTACTCCTTGAGTAATAAACTAGAAATTATGCTTGTTGATATTTTACAGAAAATTGCTGATGCATTTTGCATCATAGATTCTCCTTTATTGGTACAAGCAATTGTCAATGAGGATGGAATTAATATAATTGAGTTGAGTGCAAGGACAGGGGGGGGGTCGAAATACGCCTTAATTGAAGAAATAACTGGTTTTAATGTGATACAAGGGTTTCTGAAAATAATTTTCCATGAAAATCTTTCTATCAGGTTGATACAAAATCCTAGAAATTATGTGATGCAATATATCTATACAATTCCTGGGATGTATTTGGGTCAGGAGGGATTTGATTACTGTTTGGAAAAAAAAATTATCGACAATGTTTTCTTCTATAAGAAAGAAGGAACACATATTTCTGGTAACACTAACAGTAGCGATCGTATTGCAGGTGTATTGTTTTCAGGAAAAACTACAAGCGAATTGAATGAAAAAATTGCCCAATTTGACAATTCTATTAAAATTCTGAATGATTCACAAGCTGATATTTTTATACATGGGCTGCCTCTGCTAGGCGAAGAGTCGTAAATGTCTGAAAATTTAATGTCTTTGTGAATAGGCTATCTTGAAGATTGGAAGCCAATACTGATAATAAAGAAAGGGTATAGATTTACAAGAAAAATATTTGGTAGTAATATCAGAAATCTGGGTTATGAGGCTCTTGCAAAATGAGGATTCATTGAGAATTTGAATCCATCCGACGACACTAATACCATTGATTAAGAGGAGCGATCCGTCCAATCAAGGGCTTCAAACGAGTAAATACGCCCGGTCCATCGATAATCGAGTGCAAGAAGACACACCTACCCCACGATAGGAGAATGCGTCATTGCTCTTTGTGGTGTTACGCAGTTTTCTGGATGCCCGGCAGGATGCAGTACTGCAGTATCTTGATTGCAGCAAGGCACAGCACGCCGGTCATCAGGCAGTGGGAGACCTTCTCCGTCCCCCTGACCATGATCTTCGGCGGAATAAGCCAATCCTTCAGGTGGGAGTTGGACCTCTCCACGGTCGAACGGATCCTGAACCGCTGCTTTTCAGAGGGGGTGTGTTTTGTCAAGCAAAAATCCTTGGTCTAATCACCAGGGAATCCCGTGTCTAATCACGGGAAATTCCCGGGTTTTATCATCTGCACAGGAATCTATGCAGATATCCAGAAACTATGGCTTGTAATCAGGGACATCCTCATATTCATCC
Proteins encoded:
- a CDS encoding ATP-grasp domain-containing protein; amino-acid sequence: MKAIVLAGGNDQIALLKLLRERDIYTILIDFNKEPIAKPFADKHFEVSTMDYSAVVSIAKSEKVDFILTVCTDQALLIAAKASEQLGLYFPISFKMAQNLTNKKWMKQVLTEAQLPTAKYSVSSDVKNLELDRLSFPLVFKPVDSNSSKGVIKAKSMEDVHAAFTYAKSFSRSGVVICEEFISGEEISIDAFIVKSRAHLLLVSKSEKLQGIERRDFPIHRSIAPYSLSNKLEIMLVDILQKIADAFCIIDSPLLVQAIVNEDGINIIELSARTGGGSKYALIEEITGFNVIQGFLKIIFHENLSIRLIQNPRNYVMQYIYTIPGMYLGQEGFDYCLEKKIIDNVFFYKKEGTHISGNTNSSDRIAGVLFSGKTTSELNEKIAQFDNSIKILNDSQADIFIHGLPLLGEES